A region of Chitinophaga horti DNA encodes the following proteins:
- a CDS encoding transposase has translation MKPSKIYYCTACIRYGQRVFVSDKCKDVIIRYLQLLHDKKCARIYGYVIMPDHIHVLMEVLRRNDSEQPFDRLLRESANRLQVLLYDEQPMMLYHISPEMSGDVGSIWQLPAITRQVQNSGEVMQLLHNMHQNPLRHHWRLCRTAADYGYSSSLFYERGRDEFDMLSNYRDWVRV, from the coding sequence ATGAAGCCGAGTAAGATCTACTATTGTACGGCCTGTATCCGCTACGGGCAGCGTGTATTTGTATCAGACAAATGTAAGGATGTGATCATCAGGTATCTGCAGTTATTGCATGATAAAAAGTGTGCGCGTATTTATGGATACGTGATCATGCCCGACCATATTCATGTTTTGATGGAAGTATTGAGGCGTAATGACTCCGAGCAACCGTTCGATAGACTATTGCGCGAAAGCGCCAACAGGCTGCAGGTATTGTTATATGACGAGCAGCCGATGATGTTGTATCATATATCGCCCGAAATGAGTGGCGATGTTGGCAGCATCTGGCAATTGCCCGCTATAACGCGGCAAGTGCAAAATAGTGGTGAGGTGATGCAGCTGCTCCACAATATGCATCAAAATCCCCTCCGTCATCACTGGCGGCTATGCCGCACGGCTGCCGATTATGGGTATTCGTCCAGCCTTTTCTACGAGCGCGGGCGCGATGAGTTCGATATGCTGAGCAATTACCGTGATTGGGTACGGGTATAA